The segment CTTCTGCGCCGTGTACGCCGACCCCCGCCGGCTCCCGCGCGCCGGCCGGGCAGAGTTCTTCGCCCGCGCCGGCGCCCTGCTGCGCCGCTACCGCACCCCGGGCGGTGCGGGCGCCCTGCCGCCGGCGCCGAGCCGCACCGACCGGCTGCGGCACACCCTGATGCGGCTCGGGGCCCGCCGTACCTACCGGCTGGCGTCGGCGGCCCGCGCGGCGGCGCTGGCCGCGGCCCGGGCGGGCTCGGCCCTGCGGCGGGGGCTGCACGAGAGCGCCCTGCGCCTGCACTACCGGATCCAGCGGCTGCGGCCCCTGCGGCCCGAGCTCGCGGTGTTCTCGGCGTACTGGCACGGCGGCTACGCCTGCAACCCGGCCGCCATCGAGGCCACGCTGCGCGAACTGGCCCCGCACATGCGGACGGCGTGGATCTGCGACCCCCGGCACACCGCGACCCTGCCGCCCGGGACGACGCCGCTGAAGCCGGGCTCGGCCGCGTACTGGACGGCGCTGGCCCGGGCCACGTACCTGACGACGAACGTCAACTTCGACCGGGGCCTGGTCAAGCGGCCGGGCCAGGTCCTGCTCCAGACCCAGCACGGCACCCCCCTCAAGCGGGTCGGCCTCGACCTCCAGGACCGCCCGGCCGCCGCCCCCACCGCCGACTTCGAGGGCCTGCTGCGCGGCGCCGACCAGTGGGACTTCCTGCTGTCCTCGAACCGGCACTCCACCCTCGTGTGGGAGAAGGCCGTCCCCGCCTCGTACACCACCCTGGAATACGGCTACCCGCGCAACGATCCCTTCCACCGGGCCACCCAGGCCGAGGTCGTGGCCCTGCGCGAACGCCTCGGCATCGCCCCGGGCACCACCGTGATCCTCTACGCCCCCACCCACCGCGACTACCGGCGCAGCCGGCCCGAGCACCTGGACTTCGAGCGGGTCCTGCGGGACCTGGGGCCCCGCTTCACGGTCCTGTCCCGCACCCACCTCACGTACGCGGGCACCGAGCGGGCCCGGGACGTGCACCCGAGGCTGCTGGACGTCTCCGACCACCCGTCGGTGGAGGAGCTCTGCCTGGCCTCGGACGCGCTGGTCACCGACTACTCCTCCCTGATGTTCGACTACGCCTGCCTGGACCGGCCGATCGTGATCCACGCGGACGACTGGGAGGCGTACGAGGCAGCCCGCGGCACCTACTTCGACCTGCGGGCCTGTCCGCCGGGGGCGATCGCCCGGACCGAGGACGAGCTGGTCGACATCTTCGGCACCGGGCACTGGCAGGGCTCGCGTTCGGCCCAGCTGCGGGCGGCGTTCCGCGCGCGGTTCTGCTCGTACGACGACGGGTACGCGGCCGAACGCGTGGTGCGGCGCGTCTTCCTGGGCCAGCAGACGCCGCTCCCGGCGGTCGTCCCGCTGGAGGACCGCCATCCCGCGCCGCCGGCGCCCTCCCCGGCTGCGGCCCCGGCCCGCACGCCGCTGACGGCGGGCCTGTGGCCGTAGTCAGCGCAGGGTGAGCGGGGTCTCGGACAGGACGCGGGTCAGCTTCTCGGGATTGCGGACGTAGTAGAGGCCGGTCACGCGGTCGCCGTCGATCCGCATCGCCATGATCCCGTCGAGCTCGCCGTCCAGATGGGCGACGAGGGCGGGGCTGCCGTTGACCACGGTGGGGGCGAGGGTGAGCGGCAGCCTCGTCTTGCCGATGCCGCCGAGGAGGAAGCGGGCCACCTTGTCGGCGCCGCCGATCGGACGGAGCGCGGCCTGCTTGAGGCCGCCGCCGTCGCCGATGAGGACCACGTCGGGGGCGAGCACGTCGAGGAGGGCCTGCGGGTCCCCGGTCTCCACGGCCCGCAGGAAGGACTCCACCGCCGCGGAGGCCGCGCTCGCCGGGACCACCTGGCGCGGGCGGCGGGCGTCGACGTGCTTGCGGGCCCGGTGCGCGATCTGGCGTACGGCCGCCGGGGTCTTGTCGACGGCGGCGGCGATCTCCTCGTAGCCGAAGTCGAAGGCCTCGCGCAGGACGAAGACGGCGCGTTCGGTCGGCGAGAGGGTTTCTAGGACCAGCATCATCGCCATCGACACGCTCTCGGCCAGCTCGGCGTCCTCGGCGACGTCGGGGGCGGTGAGCAGCGGCTCCGGCAGCCACTGGCCGACGTAGGCCTCCTTGCGGCGCTGGAGGCTGCGCAGCCGGTTGAGGGCCTGGCGGGTGGTGATGCGGACCAGGTACGCGCGCTGCTCGCGGACCTGTGACAGGTCGACGCCGGCCCAGCGCAGCCAGGTCTCCTGGAGGACGTCCTCGGCGTCGGCGGCCGATCCGAGCATCTCGTAGGCGACGGTGAACAGCAGGTTGCGGTGGGCGACGAACGCCTCGGTCGCCGGGTCGGTGGTCTCGGTGCTCATGTCCCGTTCCCTCTCTTCGCGGCCGGTGCGGGCCGGCGGTGGTCTTCGGACGTGCGCCCACCGGAAGATCATCTTGCCGGGGAGGGCGTCCCGCCGGGGGCGGTCCGTCCGGATGGGCTCCGCAGCGCGGCGGTCAGGCGGCCTGTCCGGCGGTCGCCGCCACCCCGGCGTCCCGCGCGTCCGCGGCGTTGCGCGCTTCCCCGGCGTCGCGTGCTTCTCCGGCGTCGCGTGCGTCCAGCAGCTTCCGGCGGGTGGCTCCCGGGACCTGGTGCAGCTTGTACGCGCCGGGCTTGTGGGCCTCTCCGGCCAGGTGCTTGACGACGCCCTTGCAGACGAGCTCCTTGAGCTTCGCGCCGAGCCGGCCGTCGGCGTGGAGCCACACGGCACGGTCGGCCTTGGTGGCGAACTGGAAGATGCCGTCGCGGCGGCCCAGGCTGATGCACTGGCCCGCGAACCCCTGCCTGAGCGTCCCGGGCCGCTCACCCGCGATCCGGGACAGGACGGTGTCCGCGGCCCGCGCGCCCAGCGGGATCGCGGCCTGGCAGCTCATCCGCGGCGGCAGTCCCGACGGCGCCGCCGAGTCCCCGGCCGCGACGATGCGTTCGTCGTCCACGCTGGTCAGGGTCTCGTCCGTGAGCAGCCGGCCCAGGGCGTCGGTGCGCAGCCCGCTGCGCACCGCCAGGTCCGGCACGCCGAAGCCGGCGGTCCACACGGTCACCCGGCTGGGCAGTTCACGGCCGTCGGCCAGGTGCACGGCGCCGGCGGCCACCTCCGTCACTCGCGCGCCGGGGCCGTCCAGGACGGTGACGCCGAGCGCCGCCAGGCGGCCGGCGACCGAGCGCCGCCCCCGGGCGTGGAGGTAGGGGCCCAGGACCCCGCCGCACACCAGGGTCACCGCACGGCCCTCCTCGGCCAGCTCGGCGGCCGTCTCGATGCCCGTCGGACCGCCGCCGGCCACGACGACCGGGGCCTGCCCGGAGGCCGCCTCCAGCAGGGGGCGCAGCCGCCGCGCCTCCTCGAAGGTCGCGAGCGGGTGGGCGTGCTCGGCGGCCCCCGGCACGCCCGGATCGGCGCTGCCGCTGCCCACCGCGTAGATCAGGTAGTCGTAACCGGCCCTGGCACCGGAAGCCAGCTCCACCGACCGCCCGGCCGCGTCGATCCGCGTCACCGAGTCGACCACCAGGCGCACGCCCTCGGCCAGCACCTCGCGGTAGGCGACCACCGCCGAGTCGGTGCCGCCCGCCAGCTGGTGGAGGCGGATCCGGTGTACGAAGTCCGGGCGCGGATTGACCAGCGTCACCGCCACGTCACCACGCCGCGTCAGCCGGTTGGCCGCCATGACACCCGCGTATCCGCCGCCGATGACGAGGACTTCGGTGCTCTTGCCGCTCATGGTCGCTCCTCCGGTTCCAGGGGGTTCGACCACAGGACAACGCAGGCCCGCGGAACGTGACACGGTGTGCGCCGGATCACACCGGCGGGGCAGTGCCGGACCGCGCCGCCCGGCGGGTCAGCCGGCCTTCAGCCCGGCCACCGCCGAGCGGGCGAGTCCGTCCAGGTAGGCGGCGGGTACGGAGTCCCCCACGACGACCTGCCGCCAGTACAGCGGCCCGATCGCCAGGTCCAGGGCCCGCTCGGGGGAGGCGGAGTCCGCCAGTTCGCCGCGCGCGACGGCCTCCGCGACGATCCCCTCGGCGAGCCGGCGCTGGCCGTCCAGCAGGGCCCCGCGCACCGCGTCGGCGATCTCCGGGTTCCGGGCGGCCTCCACCAGCAGGTCGGGGATCACCGCCGAGGCCACGGGGTGGCGCAGGACATGGGTCATCACCTCCAGCAGGGCGCGGACGTCCCCGTAGAGGGAGCCGGTGGCGGGGACGGGCAGGCCGTCGGTGGCGAAGGCGCCGATCAGGTCGAGGACCAGGTGCAGCTTGGACTTCCAGCGCCGGTACACGGCCGTCTTGCCGACTCCGGCGCGGCGGGCGATGCCCTCGATGGACATCCGGGCGAAGCCCGCCTCCGCCAGCTCCGCGAGCACCGCGGCGCGGATCGCCTCCGTCACGTCCTCGCGCAGGACGGCCGCGCCGGCGGGGGCACGGCGGGCCGGGGCGGGCGCGGGGGCGGCGGTCGGGGCAGCGGCAGGCTCGGTGGTCATGCACAGAGCATAGCCGCGCACGCCGCCACTACCCCGTCACGACGATACGGTTGCGTTCCGTCCTCCTGGGCCCTAACCTCGCCGTAGCGACGATACGGACCCGTCCCGTCGCCCGGCCCACCCCGCACCCGTACGGGGACCCCCTCGGGGTGCCCCCGGCCGGCGACGCACCGACCCGTCGAAAGCGAAGCCCGTGACCCGAGCGACCTCCGCGCCACCCGCCGCGGCCCCCACCACCGCCGCGGAACTGGCGGCGGCCCACGGCCTGACCCTCAGCGGCGCCCGCCCCTCCCTCCCCGGCTACGTCGCACAGCTGTGGGACCGCCGCCACTTCGTGATCGCGTACGCCACCGCCCGGATGCAGGCCACGTACAGCACGGCCAAGCTCGGCCAGGTCTGGCACCTGATGACCCCGCTGCTCAACGCGGCCGTCTACTACTTCATCTTCGGCCTGGTCATGCACGCCAGCCACGGCGTGCCGGACTACCTGCCGTTCCTGATCACCGGCGTCTTCGTCTGGGACTTCATCGGCAGTTCGGTCAACACCGGCACCCGCGCCGTCCACAGCAACCTCGGGCTGGTCCGGGCCCTGCACTTCCCCCGGGCCAGCCTGCCCCTGTCCTCGGTGGTCCAGCTCTTCCAGCAGCTGCTCGTCACCATGGGCGCCCTGGTCATCCTGCTGCTGGCCTTCGGACAGGTCCCCTCCCCGGCCTGGCTGCTCGCCCTCCCGGCCCTCTTCCTGATGGCCGTCTTCTGCGCGGGCTGCGCCATGGTCATGGCCCGTGTCGGCAGCAAGAACCCCGACGTCAGCCAGCTGATGCCGTTCGTGCTCCGCACCTGGATGTACTCCTCGGGCGTGATGTGGTCCATCGACGCCATCCTGCGCACGGACCACCTGCCGCACTGGGTCACGATGATGCTCAAGCTCAACCCCGCGGCCGTCTACATCGACCTGATGCGCTTCGCGCTGATCGACAGCTTCAAGGCCTCGCAGCTGCCCCACCACGTCTGGCCGATCGCCATCGGCTGGGCCCTGTTCGCCGGCATCGGCGGCTTCGTCTACTTCTGGAAGGCAGAGGAGGAGTACGGCCGTGGCTGACACCCTCACCCGCACCGGCGCCGCCCCCGGCGCCGCCGCCGACACCCGCGTGCCCACCGTCATCGCCGACGAGGTGCACGTCGTCTACAAGGTCAACTCCGGCACCCGCAAGGGCGGGGCCACCGCCGCGCTCAGCCGCATCTTCTCCCGCAAGCCCGCCCCCGGCGTCCGCGAGGTCCACGCCGTCCGCGGCGTCAGCTTCACCGCCTACAAGGGCGAGGCCATCGGCCTCATCGGCACCAACGGCTCCGGCAAGTCCACCCTCCTCAAGGCCATCGCCGGCCTCCAGCCGGTCGCCCGCGGAGCCGTCTACTCACACGGCCAGCCCTCCCTCCTCGGAGTGAACGCCGCCCTGATGAACGACCTCACCGGCGAACGCAACGTGGTCCTCGGCGGACTGGCGATGGGCATGACCAAACAGCAGATCCGCGAGCGCTACCAGGACATCGTCGACTTCTCCGGCATCAACGAGAAGGGCGACTTCATCTCCCTGCCCATGCGCACCTACTCCTCCGGCATGGGCGCCCGGCTGCGGTTCTCCATCGCCGCCGCCAAGGACCACGACGTCCTGATGATCGACGAGGCCCTCGCCACCGGCGACGCCGCCTTCCAGCGCCGCAGCCAGGCCCGCATCGAGGAACTCCGCGCCCGGGCCGGCACCGTCTTCCTCGTCAGCCACGCCATCGGCACCGTCCGCGACACCTGCGACCGGGCCATCTGGCTGGAGTCCGGCGTCATCCGCATGGACGGCCCCTCCAAGGAGGTCTGCGACGCCTACGAGGCGTACACCCGCGGCTAGGGCGTGCCGCAGCGGAAACGGGCCGGGCCCGGAACCCTCCGAGGGGTTCCGGGCCCGGCCCGTTCGCTCCGGCGGCTGCCCGACGACTAGACGTGCGCCCGCAGCAGCGAGCGCATCGTGCGCATCGCCACCGACAGGTTCGCCAGGTCGAAGTCGTCCGAGCTGCGGATCTCGTCCAGGGTCGTCCGCGCCCGGGCGATCAGCGCCGCGTTCTTCGCCTCCCACGCCTGGAAGCGCTCCTCGGGAGCCGCGTCCGCGTCGCCCACCGACAGCACGTCCGCCGTCAGCGCCGCGTGCGCCGCGAACAGGTCCTCGCGGATCGACGCACGGGCCATCGACTGCCAGCGGTCCGACCGCGGCAGGTCGATGATCCGGTCCATCAGCTGCGTGATCTCCAGCCGGTCGGCCAGGTCGTAGTACACCTCGGCGACCGCCAGCGGGTCCACGCCCGTCCGGTCGGCGGTCGCGACGATGTCCAGCGTCGGGAACGCCGACGAGAACCCGGCCACCTTCGCCGCGAGCTCCGACGGCACGCCCTCGCCCGTCAGCTCGTCCATCACCGACTGGTACCACTCCAGGTCCGCGCCGCGCACCAGCTTCGGCAGCTCGGCCCAGACCTGCGCCACCCGCGCGCTGAACAGCTCGACCGTCTCGGTGATCTGCAGCGGCTGCGGCCGGTTGTTCAGCAGCCAGCGCGTACCGCGCTCCACCAGGCGCCGCGAGTGCAGCCGCACCCGGGTCTGGACGTCGGCCGCGACCTTGTTGTCCAGGGCCTCGACCTCGTCCCACACCTCGGCCAGGCCGAAGATCTCACGGGCCGACAGCTGCGCCCGGACGATCTCCTCCAGCGAGGCCCCGGTCTCCTCCCGCAGCCGGTGCAGGAAGGTCGAACCACCGGTGTTGACGGTGTCGTTGACCAGCAGCGTCGTGATGATCTCGCGGCGCAGCGCGTGCCCGTCGACCTGCTCGGGGAACTTCGCCACCAGCGCGCCCGGGAAGTAGGCGTGCAGCAGACGGCGCAGGTACGGGTCGTCCGGGAGCTCGGTGTGGATGAGCTCGTCCGCCACCGTGATCTTGGTGTAGGCGAACAGGACGGCCAGCTCCGGCTGGGTCAGACCGCGGCCAGTGTTCAGCAGCTCGCGGATCTGCCGGTCGTTGGGCAGGAACTCCAGCTGGCGGTCCAGCTGCCCGTCGCGGCCCAGGCGGCGCATGAAGCGCTGCTGCGCGTGGAGCAGGCTCGACGCCTGCGCCGAACCGTTGGCCAGGGCCACGTTCTGCGCGTAGTTGTTGCGCAGGACCAGGTGGCCGACCTCGTCCGTCATCTCGGCGAGCAGCTTGTTGCGCTGCTTGACCGTCATGTCGCCCTCGGTGACCAGGGCGTTCAGCAGGATCTTGATGTTCACCTCGTGGTCCGAGGTGTCCACGCCCGCGCTGTTGTCGATGGCGTCGGTGTTGATCTTGCCGCCCTCGCCGCCGGCGCCGCTGCGGGCGAACTCGATGCGGCCCAGCTGGGTCAGACCCAGGTTGCCGCCCTCGCCGATGACCTTGGCGCGGACGTCGGAGCCGTTGACGCGGATGGCGTCGTTGGCCTTGTCGCCGACGTCGGCGTGCGTCTCGGCCGTCGCCTTGACGTACGTACCGATGCCGCCGTTCCACAGCAGGTCCACCGGAGACTTGAGGATCGCCTGCATCAGGTCGGCCGGGGTCATCTTGGTGACGCCCGCCTCGATGCCGAGGGCCGCCCGCATCTGCGCGTTGACCGGGATGGCCTTCGCGGTGCGCGGGTGGATGCCGCCGCCCGCCGACAGCAGCGCGGTGTCGTAGTCCGCCCACGAGGAACGCGGCAGCTCGAACAGGCGCCGGCGCTCGGCGTACGAGGTGGCCGCGTCCGGGGTCGGGTCGATGAAGATGTGCCGGTGGTCGAAGGCGGCGACCAGGCGGATGTGCTCCGAGAGCAGCATGCCGTTGCCGAAGACGTCACCGGACATGTCGCCGACGCCGACGACCGTGAAGTCCTCGGTCTGGGTGTCGTGGCCCAGCTCGCGGAAGTGCCGCTTGACCGACTCCCAGGCACCGCGGGCGGTGATGCCCATGCCCTTGTGGTCGTAGCCGGCGCTGCCGCCCGAGGCGAAGGCGTCGCCCAGCCAGAACCCGTACGACTCGGCGACACCGTTGGCGATGTCGGAGAACGTCGCGGTGCCCTTGTCGGCGGCGACGACGAGGTAGGTGTCGTCCCCGTCGTGGCGGACCACGCCCTTGGGCGGGACGACCTCGCCCGCGACCATGTTGTCGGTGATGTCGAGCAGCGCCGAGATGAAGATCTTGTACGAGGCGATGCCCTCGGCGAGCCACGCGTCGCGGTCCACCGACGGGTCCGGCAGGTTCTTGGCGACGAAGCCGCCCTTGGCGCCGACCGGCACGATGACGGTGTTCTTCACCATCTGCGCCTTGACCAGGCCCAGGATCTCCGTACGGAAGTCCTCACGCCGGTCGGACCAGCGCAGACCGCCTCGGGCGACCTTGCCGAAGCGCAGGTGGACGCCCTCGACGCGCGGGGAGTACACCCAGATCTCGAACGCCGGGCGCGGGGCCGGCAGGTCCGGGATGGCCTGCGGGTCGAACTTCATCGACACGTACGTGTGCTGCTCGCCCGCGTCGTTCAGCTGGAAGAAGTTCGTGCGCAGGGTGGCCTTGATCAGCGTCAGGAACGCCCGCAGGATGCGGTCCTCGTCGAGCGAGGCGACCTGGTCCAGGGCCCCGTCCAGCTCCTCCAGCATGGCGTCGACGAGCTCGGTGCCGGCGGCCTGGCGGCCGGGCGACATCCGCGCCTCGAAGAGGGAGACCAGCAGCCGGGTGGTGTGGACGTTGTTGCGGAGGGTGTCCTCCATGTAGTCCTGGCTGAAGGTGGAGCCGGCCTGGCGCATGTACTTGGCGTACGCGCGCAGGACCACGGCCTGCCGCCAGGTGAGCCCGGCGCCCAGGACGAGGGTGTTGAAGTTGTCGTTCTCGGCCTCGCCGGTCCACACGGCCGCAAAGGCCTCCTGGAACCGCTCGCGGGCGTCGTCGCCGAGGTAG is part of the Streptomyces katrae genome and harbors:
- a CDS encoding bifunctional glycosyltransferase/CDP-glycerol:glycerophosphate glycerophosphotransferase, whose translation is MPRFSVIVPAYKVQAYLQESLDSVLSQSYPDLELIAVDDASPDACGSIIDEYAARDPRVTAVHLAHNLGLGPARNAGLSRATGDYLVFLDGDDTLAPGALQAITDRLKATGSPDVLVYDYARAFWTGELVRNRLAHRLSEEGPASFRLADRPALLGMLMVVWNKAYRREYVEREGLEFPPGLYEDTPWTYPALLAAESVAVLDRVCVHYRQRRTGSILTTTSRRHLDIFDQYDRVFGYLAGRPELERWRPAVHRRMAEHFCAVYADPRRLPRAGRAEFFARAGALLRRYRTPGGAGALPPAPSRTDRLRHTLMRLGARRTYRLASAARAAALAAARAGSALRRGLHESALRLHYRIQRLRPLRPELAVFSAYWHGGYACNPAAIEATLRELAPHMRTAWICDPRHTATLPPGTTPLKPGSAAYWTALARATYLTTNVNFDRGLVKRPGQVLLQTQHGTPLKRVGLDLQDRPAAAPTADFEGLLRGADQWDFLLSSNRHSTLVWEKAVPASYTTLEYGYPRNDPFHRATQAEVVALRERLGIAPGTTVILYAPTHRDYRRSRPEHLDFERVLRDLGPRFTVLSRTHLTYAGTERARDVHPRLLDVSDHPSVEELCLASDALVTDYSSLMFDYACLDRPIVIHADDWEAYEAARGTYFDLRACPPGAIARTEDELVDIFGTGHWQGSRSAQLRAAFRARFCSYDDGYAAERVVRRVFLGQQTPLPAVVPLEDRHPAPPAPSPAAAPARTPLTAGLWP
- a CDS encoding RNA polymerase sigma-70 factor — its product is MSTETTDPATEAFVAHRNLLFTVAYEMLGSAADAEDVLQETWLRWAGVDLSQVREQRAYLVRITTRQALNRLRSLQRRKEAYVGQWLPEPLLTAPDVAEDAELAESVSMAMMLVLETLSPTERAVFVLREAFDFGYEEIAAAVDKTPAAVRQIAHRARKHVDARRPRQVVPASAASAAVESFLRAVETGDPQALLDVLAPDVVLIGDGGGLKQAALRPIGGADKVARFLLGGIGKTRLPLTLAPTVVNGSPALVAHLDGELDGIMAMRIDGDRVTGLYYVRNPEKLTRVLSETPLTLR
- a CDS encoding NAD(P)/FAD-dependent oxidoreductase — its product is MSGKSTEVLVIGGGYAGVMAANRLTRRGDVAVTLVNPRPDFVHRIRLHQLAGGTDSAVVAYREVLAEGVRLVVDSVTRIDAAGRSVELASGARAGYDYLIYAVGSGSADPGVPGAAEHAHPLATFEEARRLRPLLEAASGQAPVVVAGGGPTGIETAAELAEEGRAVTLVCGGVLGPYLHARGRRSVAGRLAALGVTVLDGPGARVTEVAAGAVHLADGRELPSRVTVWTAGFGVPDLAVRSGLRTDALGRLLTDETLTSVDDERIVAAGDSAAPSGLPPRMSCQAAIPLGARAADTVLSRIAGERPGTLRQGFAGQCISLGRRDGIFQFATKADRAVWLHADGRLGAKLKELVCKGVVKHLAGEAHKPGAYKLHQVPGATRRKLLDARDAGEARDAGEARNAADARDAGVAATAGQAA
- a CDS encoding TetR/AcrR family transcriptional regulator, whose amino-acid sequence is MTTEPAAAPTAAPAPAPARRAPAGAAVLREDVTEAIRAAVLAELAEAGFARMSIEGIARRAGVGKTAVYRRWKSKLHLVLDLIGAFATDGLPVPATGSLYGDVRALLEVMTHVLRHPVASAVIPDLLVEAARNPEIADAVRGALLDGQRRLAEGIVAEAVARGELADSASPERALDLAIGPLYWRQVVVGDSVPAAYLDGLARSAVAGLKAG
- a CDS encoding ABC transporter permease, translated to MTRATSAPPAAAPTTAAELAAAHGLTLSGARPSLPGYVAQLWDRRHFVIAYATARMQATYSTAKLGQVWHLMTPLLNAAVYYFIFGLVMHASHGVPDYLPFLITGVFVWDFIGSSVNTGTRAVHSNLGLVRALHFPRASLPLSSVVQLFQQLLVTMGALVILLLAFGQVPSPAWLLALPALFLMAVFCAGCAMVMARVGSKNPDVSQLMPFVLRTWMYSSGVMWSIDAILRTDHLPHWVTMMLKLNPAAVYIDLMRFALIDSFKASQLPHHVWPIAIGWALFAGIGGFVYFWKAEEEYGRG
- a CDS encoding ABC transporter ATP-binding protein is translated as MADTLTRTGAAPGAAADTRVPTVIADEVHVVYKVNSGTRKGGATAALSRIFSRKPAPGVREVHAVRGVSFTAYKGEAIGLIGTNGSGKSTLLKAIAGLQPVARGAVYSHGQPSLLGVNAALMNDLTGERNVVLGGLAMGMTKQQIRERYQDIVDFSGINEKGDFISLPMRTYSSGMGARLRFSIAAAKDHDVLMIDEALATGDAAFQRRSQARIEELRARAGTVFLVSHAIGTVRDTCDRAIWLESGVIRMDGPSKEVCDAYEAYTRG
- a CDS encoding NAD-glutamate dehydrogenase; its protein translation is MQTKLDEAKAELLARAARVAENSPAGGLLPTGSEQGEHPGQGATLAYLQRYYLHTAPEDLADRDPVDVFGAALSHYRLAENRPQGTASVRVHTPTVEENGWTSSHSVVEVVTDDMPFLVDSVTNELSRQGRGIHVVIHPQVVVRRDVTGKLIEILGPDCDAHGPKTARPHDSLVESWIHVEIDRETDKADLKQITGDLLRVLSDVRESVEDWEKMRDAALRIADELPDEPTAPDLREYELEEARELLRWLADDHFTFIGFREYNLVDGDALAAVPGTGLGILRSDPVHHGQEDAHPVSPSFNRLPADARAKAREHELLVLTKANSRATVHRPSYLDYVGVKKFDAEGNVVGERRFLGLFSSAAYTESVRRVPVIRRKVAEVLEGAGFSPSSHDGRDLLQILETYPRDELFQTPVDKLREIATSVLYLQERRRLRLYLRQDEYGRYYSALVYLPRDRFTTGVRLRLMDILKEELGGTSVDFTAWNTESVLSRIHFVVRVPQGTRLPALTDADVERVEARLVEAARSWADGFGEALTAELGEERAAELLRKYSGSFSEGYKADHTPRMAVSDLCHLERLSASDREFALSLYEPVGAGPGERRFKIYREGEQVSLSAVLPVLQRLGVEVTDERPYELRRSDRVSAWIYDFGLRMPPAGNGDAYLGDDARERFQEAFAAVWTGEAENDNFNTLVLGAGLTWRQAVVLRAYAKYMRQAGSTFSQDYMEDTLRNNVHTTRLLVSLFEARMSPGRQAAGTELVDAMLEELDGALDQVASLDEDRILRAFLTLIKATLRTNFFQLNDAGEQHTYVSMKFDPQAIPDLPAPRPAFEIWVYSPRVEGVHLRFGKVARGGLRWSDRREDFRTEILGLVKAQMVKNTVIVPVGAKGGFVAKNLPDPSVDRDAWLAEGIASYKIFISALLDITDNMVAGEVVPPKGVVRHDGDDTYLVVAADKGTATFSDIANGVAESYGFWLGDAFASGGSAGYDHKGMGITARGAWESVKRHFRELGHDTQTEDFTVVGVGDMSGDVFGNGMLLSEHIRLVAAFDHRHIFIDPTPDAATSYAERRRLFELPRSSWADYDTALLSAGGGIHPRTAKAIPVNAQMRAALGIEAGVTKMTPADLMQAILKSPVDLLWNGGIGTYVKATAETHADVGDKANDAIRVNGSDVRAKVIGEGGNLGLTQLGRIEFARSGAGGEGGKINTDAIDNSAGVDTSDHEVNIKILLNALVTEGDMTVKQRNKLLAEMTDEVGHLVLRNNYAQNVALANGSAQASSLLHAQQRFMRRLGRDGQLDRQLEFLPNDRQIRELLNTGRGLTQPELAVLFAYTKITVADELIHTELPDDPYLRRLLHAYFPGALVAKFPEQVDGHALRREIITTLLVNDTVNTGGSTFLHRLREETGASLEEIVRAQLSAREIFGLAEVWDEVEALDNKVAADVQTRVRLHSRRLVERGTRWLLNNRPQPLQITETVELFSARVAQVWAELPKLVRGADLEWYQSVMDELTGEGVPSELAAKVAGFSSAFPTLDIVATADRTGVDPLAVAEVYYDLADRLEITQLMDRIIDLPRSDRWQSMARASIREDLFAAHAALTADVLSVGDADAAPEERFQAWEAKNAALIARARTTLDEIRSSDDFDLANLSVAMRTMRSLLRAHV